A section of the Cydia splendana chromosome 1, ilCydSple1.2, whole genome shotgun sequence genome encodes:
- the LOC134806317 gene encoding uncharacterized protein LOC134806317 yields the protein MAMELQPFLHEVRYDQTWLEQVLLQLGDMFEIRIVWNSDTAVLAGAFALAGGLVGGYVGGRMGAALGAGIGSAAGLGVSTYVSLREIWASVQHQLKEILFIIFNYLRRMDPVDYYHAFELVLACTASRRELVLTILDFIASKLGKEVLSSITAA from the exons atggcgATGGAATTGCAACCGTTTCTTCACGAAGTTCGATACGACCAAACCTGGCTCGAACAAGTCCTGCTGCAACTGG GGGATATGTTTGAAATTCGCATAGTATGGAACAGTGACACCGCAGTTTTGGCAGGAGCATTTGCGCTGGCTGGTGGGCTTGTGGGGGGCTATGTGGGGGGCAGAATGGGCGCTGCCCTTGGGGCTGGTATTGGCAGTGCAGCGGGCCTTGGAGTTTCTA CATATGTATCCCTCCGAGAAATCTGGGCCTCAGTGCAACACCAGCTCAAGGAGATCCTCTTCATCATCTTCAACTACCTGCGTCGCATGGACCCGGTGGATTACTACCACGCCTTTGAGCTTGTCCTAGCCTGTACAGCTAGTCGGAGAGAGCTTGTACTGACCATATTGGACTTTATTGCTTCTAAGTTAGGGAAGGAGGTGCTTTCTAGTATTACTGCAGCATAG